A genomic window from Anguilla rostrata isolate EN2019 chromosome 14, ASM1855537v3, whole genome shotgun sequence includes:
- the LOC135240196 gene encoding myotubularin-related protein 3-like isoform X1, giving the protein MGARDEEVCHSPARPKGTSPRTPPVLEEDSLQVPFLELHGEVTQYVGRAEDAVIAMSSYRLHIRFKESVVNVPLMLIESVEVRDMLQLHIICKDCKAIRCQFSSVEQCQEWAKRLTGVVRPPSRLEDLFSFAFHTCCEDVCAGDMDQQGDTCRPGDHVTSRFRNEVERMGFDTQGVWRISEINSNYRLCSSYPQLLLVPGWITDAELENVGGFRSWKRFPTVVYRHQSSGAVIARCAQPEVSWWGWRNADDERLVQSIAKACAADRWVRKHAANGTAAHQHGYRSASHEWANGGVPPERTNGGVPHQHGHRSALHEQANRGVPHECANRTVPPERTNEGIPHERANERANGGAPPERTNGSIPHEHANRIVPPEQANGGVPHERANEQANGGVPHECTNGGVPQECANGGVLHECANGGVPLEHSNERANVDLPYECTNGGVPHECTNGTHASGNFPNGAFIDEHTNGTLSHREFDSSISRGLEGDLVDALPQKLLILDARSYAAAVANRAKGGGCECPEYYPNCEVMFMGMANIHSIRKSFQALRFLCTQMPDPANWLSALESTRWLQHLALLLKAALLVVTAVDRDRRPVLVHCSDGWDRTPQIVALSKLLLDPYYRTIEGFQVLVETEWLDFGHKFGDRCGHGEKAEDLNERCPVFLQWLDCVHQLHRQFPCSFQFNESFLVKLVQHTYSCLFGTFLCNSGRERDEARVQARTCSLWSLMRPANRAFQNILYSAHSEAVLRPVCHVRNLMLWSAVYLPSSLPTTPSDDSCAPYPSPGASPEEVHLGRLPKTRSFENLPSEAGGTAVPNRRSSDPNLKNKQPDPRHPSQELSAGAGPDGGGAADPQGAGQRGRRPSVEMEDVRVAGEELKAAASEDEGVGPPVEGCAEEAELSVAVGVAEGQMENILQEATEEDDEEVTAEPKCPSEPSVAPPSPLPTAPPSPPPMTPPTYLPLEGLEGPESQLCERQVGEAERAPETPVAPERPGDLHALSTDTIRTLTNGHAEIAETITEEGGVRPASVEQLSPCSSPPPPCCEAEPEEGRGLHRTPDGVKGPPLSPPPHAPVCNGVPRQDGGHGQRSPLRRQASPTSPPGAPPRCPQDGLALHSDAVQLRLRQMEAGHQLQVHTLKRQVQELWSRLESHHGNGHPGDQQPCSPDSDGGADPPCHAHAELLSEPSWGRLEQQDTEVAQWYPDRLASHCYGCEGRFWLANRKHHCRGKQPAEEAWCLSARGLSGAPCRTCGNVFCASCCEQRVPAPSRACQACRSALPPVDLELEKPITASSN; this is encoded by the exons ATGGGGGCCAGG GACGAGGAGGTCTGTCACAGTCCCGCCCGGCCCAAAGGCACCTCTCCCAGGACGCCCCCTGTCCTGGAGGAGGACAGCCTCCAG GTGCCCTTCCTGGAGCTGCATGGCGAGGTCACGCAGTACGTCGGTCGGGCCGAGGATGCCGTCATCGCCATGTCCAGCTACCGGCTGCACATCAGGTTCAAGGAGTCTGTGGTGAac gtGCCCCTCATGCTGATTGAGAGCGTGGAGGTCCGGGACATGCTCCAGCTCCACATCATCTGCAAGGACTGCAAGGCCATCAG GTGCCAGTTCTCCAGCGTGGAGCAGTGTCAGGAGTGGGCGAAGAGGCTGACGGGCGTGGTCCGGCCCCCGTCCCGCCTGGAGGACCTCTTTTCCTTCGCCTTCCACACCTGCTGCGAGGACGTCTGCGCAGGGGACATGGATCAGCAGGGAGACACGTGCAGGCCGG GTGACCATGTGACCTCGCGATTCAGAAATGAAGTGGAGCGGATGGGTTTTGATACTCAGGGCGTCTGGAGGATATCTGAGATCAACAGCAATTACAG GCTGTGTTCCAGTTATCCGCAGCTGCTGCTGGTTCCAGGCTGGATCACCGATGCTGAGCTGGAGAATGTGGGGGGCTTCCGCTCCTGGAAGAGGTTTCCGACTgtagtgtacag GCACCAGAGCTCGGGGGCGGTGATCGCGCGCTGTGCCCAGCCGGAGGTCAGCTGGTGGGGGTGGCGCAACGCGGACGACGAGCGCCTGGTGCAGTCCATCGCCAAGGCCTGCGCCGCCGACCGCTGGGTGCGCAAGCACGCGGCCAACGGGACTGCCGCGCACCAGCACGGCTACAGGAGCGCGTCGCATGAATGGGCCAATGGGGGTGTCCCTCCCGAACGCACCAATGGGGGTGTCCCTCACCAGCATGGCCACAGGAGCGCCTTGCACGAACAGGCTAACAGGGGTGTCCCTCATGAATGTGCCAACAGGACTGTCCCTCCTGAACGCACCAATGAGGGTATCCCTCATGAACGCGCCAACGAACGCGCCAATGGGGGTGCCCCTCCCGAACGCACCAATGGGAGTATCCCTCATGAACATGCTAACAGGATTGTCCCGCCCGAACAGGCCAATGGGGGTGTCCCTCATGAACGCGCCAACGAACAGGCCAATGGGGGTGTCCCTCATGAATGCACCAATGGGGGTGTCCCTCAGGAATGCGCCAATGGGGGTGTCCTTCACGAATGCGCCAATGGGGGTGTCCCTCTTGAACACAGCAACGAACGCGCCAACGTGGATCTCCCTTACGAATGCACCAACGGGGGTGTCCCTCACGAATGCACCAATGGGACACACGCCAGTGGGAACTTCCCCAACGGGGCCTTCATTGACGAGCACACCAACGGGACATTGTCCCACCGCGAATTCG ACTCCTCCATAAGCCGGGGATTGGAGGGCGACCTTGTTGATGCTCTCCCTCAGAAGCTGCTGATCCTGGATGCCAGGTCTTACGCGGCTGCTGTGGCCAACCGCGCCAAGGGCGGAGGCTGCGAGTGCCCAG AGTACTACCCCAACTGTGAGGTGATGTTCATGGGGATGGCGAACATTCACTCCATTCGCAAGAGCTTCCAGGCCCTGCGCTTCCTCTGCACACAGATGCCTGACCCTGCTAA CTGGCTGTCTGCGCTGGAGAGTACCCGTTGGCTGCAGCACCTGGCCCTGCTGCTGAAGGCAGCGCTGCTGGTGGTGACCGCGGTGGACCGGGACCGCAGGCCTGTCCTGGTGCACTGCTCCGACGGCTGGGACCGCACCCCTCAGATCGTAGCGCTGTCCAAACTTCTGCTGGACCCATACTACCGCACCATCGAG gGGTTCCAGGTGCTGGTGGAGACTGAGTGGTTGGACTTCGGTCACAAGTTTGGTGACCGCTGCGGTCATGGGGAGAAAGCAGAAGACCTTAATGAACGCTGTCCCGTGTTCCTGCAGTGGCTGGACTGTGTGCACCAGCTGCACCGCCAGTTCCCCTGCTCCTTCCAGTTCAACGAGTCCTTCCTG GTGAAGCTGGTGCAGCACACGTACTCCTGCCTGTTCGGGACGTTCCTGTGCAACAGCGGCAGGGAGCGGGACGAGGCCCGCGTGCAGGCGAGGACGTGCTCCCTGTGGTCGCTGATGCGGCCCGCCAACCGCgccttccagaacattctctaCTCCGCCCACTCCGAGGCC GTGTTGCGGCCGGTGTGTCACGTGCGGAACCTGATGCTGTGGAGCGCGGTGTACCTGCCCAGCTCGCTGCCCACCACGCCCTCCGATGACTCCTGCGCCCCCTACCCGTCGCCCGGCGCCAGCCCTGAGGAGGTGCACCTGGGCCG ACTTCCAAAGACGAGGTCCTTTGAGAACCTGCCCAGCGAGGCGGGGGGCACCGCTGTCCCAAACCGCCGCTCCAGTGACCCCAACCTGAAGAACAAGCAGCCGGacccccgccacccctcccAGGAGCTCAGCGCCGGGGCGGGGCccgacgggggcggggccgctgaccctcagggggcggggcaaaggGGGCGTCGGCCCTCGGTGGAGATGGAAGACGTGCGAGTGGCAGGGGAGGAGCTGAAAGCGGCTGCCAGTGAGGACGAGGGGGTGGGGCCTCCGGTGGAAGGGTGCgcagaggaggcggagctctctgtggctgtgggcgtggctgaaGGACAGATGGAAAACATTCTACAGGAAGCGACggaggaggatgatgaagagGTCACCGCTGAACCCAAGTGCCCATCAGAGCCTTCTGTGGCTCCACCCTCTCCCTTACCAACAGCCCCGCCTTCTCCTCCACCCATGACCCCGCCCACTTATCTACCCTTGGAGGGTTTGGAAGGCCCCGAGTCTCAGCTGTGTGAGCGGCAGGTGGGGGAGGCAGAGCGGGCCCCAGAAACGCCAGTGGCCCCTGAGAGGCCGGGGGACCTGCACGCACTGAGCACCGACACCATAAGGACTTTGACTAACGGGCACGCTGAAATCGCGGAAACCATTACAGAGGAAGGCGGGGTCAGGCCAGCGTCTGTAGAACAATTATCCCCCTgcagctctcctcctcctccctgctgtgAGGCGGAGCcagaggaggggcggggcctccacAGGACTCCAGACGGCGTCAAGGGGCCGCCCCTCAGCCCTCCGCCCCACGCTCCTGTCTGTAACGGGGTCCCCCGACAGGACGGGGGCCACGGCCAGCGGAGCCCTCTGCGCCGGCAGGCCTCCCCGACCtcgccccccggggcccccccgCGCTGCCCCCAGGACGGGCTGGCCCTGCACAGCGACGCCGTCCAGCTGCGGCTGCGCCAGATGGAGGCGGGGCATCAGCTGCAGGTGCACACGCTCAAGCGCCAGGTCCAGGAGCTGTGGAGCCGCCTGGAGAGCCACCATGGCAACGGTCACCCCGGCGACCAGCAG CCCTGCAGTCCAGACTCAGACGGCGGTGCTGATCCTCCCTGTCACGCACACGCAGAGCTCTTGTCTGAGCCCAGCTGGGGACGGCTGGAGCAGCAGGACACAGAG GTGGCCCAGTGGTACCCCGACCGCCTGGCCAGCCACTGCTACGGCTGCGAGGGCCGGTTCTGGCTGGCCAACAGGAAGCACCACTGCAG aggAAAACAGCCTGCTGAAGAAGCctg GTGCCTGAGCGCTCGCGGTCTCTCtggtgccccctgcaggacctgCGGGAATGTGTTCTGCGCCAGCTGCTGCGAGCAGCGGGTCCCGGCGCCCAGCCGCGCCTGCCAGGCCTGCcgctccgccctcccccccgtcgacctggagctggagaagccAATCACGGCCAGCTCCAACTAG
- the LOC135240196 gene encoding myotubularin-related protein 3-like isoform X3, giving the protein MGARDEEVCHSPARPKGTSPRTPPVLEEDSLQVPFLELHGEVTQYVGRAEDAVIAMSSYRLHIRFKESVVNVPLMLIESVEVRDMLQLHIICKDCKAIRCQFSSVEQCQEWAKRLTGVVRPPSRLEDLFSFAFHTCCEDVCAGDMDQQGDTCRPGDHVTSRFRNEVERMGFDTQGVWRISEINSNYRLCSSYPQLLLVPGWITDAELENVGGFRSWKRFPTVVYRHQSSGAVIARCAQPEVSWWGWRNADDERLVQSIAKACAADRWVRKHAANGTAAHQHGYRSASHEWANGGVPPERTNGGVPHQHGHRSALHEQANRGVPHECANRTVPPERTNEGIPHERANERANGGAPPERTNGSIPHEHANRIVPPEQANGGVPHERANEQANGGVPHECTNGGVPQECANGGVLHECANGGVPLEHSNERANVDLPYECTNGGVPHECTNGTHASGNFPNGAFIDEHTNGTLSHREFDSSISRGLEGDLVDALPQKLLILDARSYAAAVANRAKGGGCECPEYYPNCEVMFMGMANIHSIRKSFQALRFLCTQMPDPANWLSALESTRWLQHLALLLKAALLVVTAVDRDRRPVLVHCSDGWDRTPQIVALSKLLLDPYYRTIEGFQVLVETEWLDFGHKFGDRCGHGEKAEDLNERCPVFLQWLDCVHQLHRQFPCSFQFNESFLVKLVQHTYSCLFGTFLCNSGRERDEARVQARTCSLWSLMRPANRAFQNILYSAHSEAVLRPVCHVRNLMLWSAVYLPSSLPTTPSDDSCAPYPSPGASPEEVHLGRLPKTRSFENLPSEAGGTAVPNRRSSDPNLKNKQPDPRHPSQELSAGAGPDGGGAADPQGAGQRGRRPSVEMEDVRVAGEELKAAASEDEGVGPPVEGCAEEAELSVAVGVAEGQMENILQEATEEDDEEVTAEPKCPSEPSVAPPSPLPTAPPSPPPMTPPTYLPLEGLEGPESQLCERQVGEAERAPETPVAPERPGDLHALSTDTIRTLTNGHAEIAETITEEGGVRPASVEQLSPCSSPPPPCCEAEPEEGRGLHRTPDGVKGPPLSPPPHAPVCNGVPRQDGGHGQRSPLRRQASPTSPPGAPPRCPQDGLALHSDAVQLRLRQMEAGHQLQVHTLKRQVQELWSRLESHHGNGHPGDQQPCSPDSDGGADPPCHAHAELLSEPSWGRLEQQDTEVAQWYPDRLASHCYGCEGRFWLANRKHHCRGKQPAEEAWTCGNVFCASCCEQRVPAPSRACQACRSALPPVDLELEKPITASSN; this is encoded by the exons ATGGGGGCCAGG GACGAGGAGGTCTGTCACAGTCCCGCCCGGCCCAAAGGCACCTCTCCCAGGACGCCCCCTGTCCTGGAGGAGGACAGCCTCCAG GTGCCCTTCCTGGAGCTGCATGGCGAGGTCACGCAGTACGTCGGTCGGGCCGAGGATGCCGTCATCGCCATGTCCAGCTACCGGCTGCACATCAGGTTCAAGGAGTCTGTGGTGAac gtGCCCCTCATGCTGATTGAGAGCGTGGAGGTCCGGGACATGCTCCAGCTCCACATCATCTGCAAGGACTGCAAGGCCATCAG GTGCCAGTTCTCCAGCGTGGAGCAGTGTCAGGAGTGGGCGAAGAGGCTGACGGGCGTGGTCCGGCCCCCGTCCCGCCTGGAGGACCTCTTTTCCTTCGCCTTCCACACCTGCTGCGAGGACGTCTGCGCAGGGGACATGGATCAGCAGGGAGACACGTGCAGGCCGG GTGACCATGTGACCTCGCGATTCAGAAATGAAGTGGAGCGGATGGGTTTTGATACTCAGGGCGTCTGGAGGATATCTGAGATCAACAGCAATTACAG GCTGTGTTCCAGTTATCCGCAGCTGCTGCTGGTTCCAGGCTGGATCACCGATGCTGAGCTGGAGAATGTGGGGGGCTTCCGCTCCTGGAAGAGGTTTCCGACTgtagtgtacag GCACCAGAGCTCGGGGGCGGTGATCGCGCGCTGTGCCCAGCCGGAGGTCAGCTGGTGGGGGTGGCGCAACGCGGACGACGAGCGCCTGGTGCAGTCCATCGCCAAGGCCTGCGCCGCCGACCGCTGGGTGCGCAAGCACGCGGCCAACGGGACTGCCGCGCACCAGCACGGCTACAGGAGCGCGTCGCATGAATGGGCCAATGGGGGTGTCCCTCCCGAACGCACCAATGGGGGTGTCCCTCACCAGCATGGCCACAGGAGCGCCTTGCACGAACAGGCTAACAGGGGTGTCCCTCATGAATGTGCCAACAGGACTGTCCCTCCTGAACGCACCAATGAGGGTATCCCTCATGAACGCGCCAACGAACGCGCCAATGGGGGTGCCCCTCCCGAACGCACCAATGGGAGTATCCCTCATGAACATGCTAACAGGATTGTCCCGCCCGAACAGGCCAATGGGGGTGTCCCTCATGAACGCGCCAACGAACAGGCCAATGGGGGTGTCCCTCATGAATGCACCAATGGGGGTGTCCCTCAGGAATGCGCCAATGGGGGTGTCCTTCACGAATGCGCCAATGGGGGTGTCCCTCTTGAACACAGCAACGAACGCGCCAACGTGGATCTCCCTTACGAATGCACCAACGGGGGTGTCCCTCACGAATGCACCAATGGGACACACGCCAGTGGGAACTTCCCCAACGGGGCCTTCATTGACGAGCACACCAACGGGACATTGTCCCACCGCGAATTCG ACTCCTCCATAAGCCGGGGATTGGAGGGCGACCTTGTTGATGCTCTCCCTCAGAAGCTGCTGATCCTGGATGCCAGGTCTTACGCGGCTGCTGTGGCCAACCGCGCCAAGGGCGGAGGCTGCGAGTGCCCAG AGTACTACCCCAACTGTGAGGTGATGTTCATGGGGATGGCGAACATTCACTCCATTCGCAAGAGCTTCCAGGCCCTGCGCTTCCTCTGCACACAGATGCCTGACCCTGCTAA CTGGCTGTCTGCGCTGGAGAGTACCCGTTGGCTGCAGCACCTGGCCCTGCTGCTGAAGGCAGCGCTGCTGGTGGTGACCGCGGTGGACCGGGACCGCAGGCCTGTCCTGGTGCACTGCTCCGACGGCTGGGACCGCACCCCTCAGATCGTAGCGCTGTCCAAACTTCTGCTGGACCCATACTACCGCACCATCGAG gGGTTCCAGGTGCTGGTGGAGACTGAGTGGTTGGACTTCGGTCACAAGTTTGGTGACCGCTGCGGTCATGGGGAGAAAGCAGAAGACCTTAATGAACGCTGTCCCGTGTTCCTGCAGTGGCTGGACTGTGTGCACCAGCTGCACCGCCAGTTCCCCTGCTCCTTCCAGTTCAACGAGTCCTTCCTG GTGAAGCTGGTGCAGCACACGTACTCCTGCCTGTTCGGGACGTTCCTGTGCAACAGCGGCAGGGAGCGGGACGAGGCCCGCGTGCAGGCGAGGACGTGCTCCCTGTGGTCGCTGATGCGGCCCGCCAACCGCgccttccagaacattctctaCTCCGCCCACTCCGAGGCC GTGTTGCGGCCGGTGTGTCACGTGCGGAACCTGATGCTGTGGAGCGCGGTGTACCTGCCCAGCTCGCTGCCCACCACGCCCTCCGATGACTCCTGCGCCCCCTACCCGTCGCCCGGCGCCAGCCCTGAGGAGGTGCACCTGGGCCG ACTTCCAAAGACGAGGTCCTTTGAGAACCTGCCCAGCGAGGCGGGGGGCACCGCTGTCCCAAACCGCCGCTCCAGTGACCCCAACCTGAAGAACAAGCAGCCGGacccccgccacccctcccAGGAGCTCAGCGCCGGGGCGGGGCccgacgggggcggggccgctgaccctcagggggcggggcaaaggGGGCGTCGGCCCTCGGTGGAGATGGAAGACGTGCGAGTGGCAGGGGAGGAGCTGAAAGCGGCTGCCAGTGAGGACGAGGGGGTGGGGCCTCCGGTGGAAGGGTGCgcagaggaggcggagctctctgtggctgtgggcgtggctgaaGGACAGATGGAAAACATTCTACAGGAAGCGACggaggaggatgatgaagagGTCACCGCTGAACCCAAGTGCCCATCAGAGCCTTCTGTGGCTCCACCCTCTCCCTTACCAACAGCCCCGCCTTCTCCTCCACCCATGACCCCGCCCACTTATCTACCCTTGGAGGGTTTGGAAGGCCCCGAGTCTCAGCTGTGTGAGCGGCAGGTGGGGGAGGCAGAGCGGGCCCCAGAAACGCCAGTGGCCCCTGAGAGGCCGGGGGACCTGCACGCACTGAGCACCGACACCATAAGGACTTTGACTAACGGGCACGCTGAAATCGCGGAAACCATTACAGAGGAAGGCGGGGTCAGGCCAGCGTCTGTAGAACAATTATCCCCCTgcagctctcctcctcctccctgctgtgAGGCGGAGCcagaggaggggcggggcctccacAGGACTCCAGACGGCGTCAAGGGGCCGCCCCTCAGCCCTCCGCCCCACGCTCCTGTCTGTAACGGGGTCCCCCGACAGGACGGGGGCCACGGCCAGCGGAGCCCTCTGCGCCGGCAGGCCTCCCCGACCtcgccccccggggcccccccgCGCTGCCCCCAGGACGGGCTGGCCCTGCACAGCGACGCCGTCCAGCTGCGGCTGCGCCAGATGGAGGCGGGGCATCAGCTGCAGGTGCACACGCTCAAGCGCCAGGTCCAGGAGCTGTGGAGCCGCCTGGAGAGCCACCATGGCAACGGTCACCCCGGCGACCAGCAG CCCTGCAGTCCAGACTCAGACGGCGGTGCTGATCCTCCCTGTCACGCACACGCAGAGCTCTTGTCTGAGCCCAGCTGGGGACGGCTGGAGCAGCAGGACACAGAG GTGGCCCAGTGGTACCCCGACCGCCTGGCCAGCCACTGCTACGGCTGCGAGGGCCGGTTCTGGCTGGCCAACAGGAAGCACCACTGCAG aggAAAACAGCCTGCTGAAGAAGCctg gacctgCGGGAATGTGTTCTGCGCCAGCTGCTGCGAGCAGCGGGTCCCGGCGCCCAGCCGCGCCTGCCAGGCCTGCcgctccgccctcccccccgtcgacctggagctggagaagccAATCACGGCCAGCTCCAACTAG